Proteins from a single region of Cryptomeria japonica unplaced genomic scaffold, Sugi_1.0 HiC_scaffold_49, whole genome shotgun sequence:
- the LOC131079662 gene encoding phospholipase A1-Igamma1, chloroplastic-like, with product MAVFPLPQLEDNAVLLPSSQTSSTQPQLCDVWRDIQGAHNWNGLLDPMVPNLKAEALRYGNLAQLCYDAFDGKSYSKTYGTCYHSKRDLFNKMGMSESGYQVTKYVYANTNLLNQVFGEKPKDQGVWLGFIAVCTDPNEIRRLGRRDIVIAWRGTQTAEEWIEDLRDILVPTRLSYRCKRTGKNQEHHFADGVLIERGFLSCYTSTVRHRQGAAGATVNISTRDLVVSEIERLIQVYEKEMDNLSITFTGHSLGAALATLSAYDIKQMLCTKHNFHQIPVTVFAFASPRVGNLAFAKRVEEIGVKVLRFVNKRDLVPKVPGVCMNENVGCLSKLLDWLPWTYFHVGVELPLHNNSPFIQHTHNLAYFHNLELYLHLLDGYVGSKQPFSWSGRDHALVNKSCDLLPEKYEIPPKWWHEQNKGLVKGPDGKWTQPSEEE from the coding sequence ATGGCCGTATTTCCATTGCCCCAGCTTGAAGATAATGCTGTATTATTACCCAGTTCCCAAACTAGCTCAACGCAGCCTCAGCTATGTGACGtatggagagatatacaaggtgcCCATAATTGGAATGGTTTGCTTGATCCCATGGTGCCCAATTTGAAAGCTGAAGCTCTCAGATATGGGAATTTGGCACAGCTTTGTTACGACGCATTTGATGGCAAAAGCTACTCCAAAACCTACGGCACATGTTATCACAGTAAAAGAGATCTGTTCAATAAGATGGGCATGTCTGAAAGTGGCTACCAAGTCACTAAATATGTTTACGCCAATACTAATCTGTTAAATCAAGTTTTTGGTGAGAAACCAAAAGACCAAGGTGTTTGGTTGGGTTTTATTGCAGTTTGCACGGATCCAAATGAGATAAGAAGGCTTGGACGACGAGACATAGTGATTGCATGGAGAGGAACTCAGACTGCTGAAGAATGGATAGAAGACCTGAGAGATATTCTTGTACCTACAAGATTATCCTATAGATGCAAGAGGACAGGCAAAAACCAAGAGCATCATTTCGCGGATGGAGTACTAATTGAGAGAGGATTCCTGAGCTGCTATACTTCAACTGTCCGTCACCGTCAAGGCGCTGCAGGAGCCACTGTGAACATCAGCACCAGAGATTTGGTAGTCTCAGAGATAGAACGATTGATTCAAGTTTATGAAAAAGAGATGGACAATTTAAGCATAACATTTACGGGACACAGCTTAGGAGCTGCTCTTGCAACCTTGAGCGCTTATGATATCAAACAAATGCTTTGCACCAAGCATAATTTTCATCAAATTCCCGTCACCGTCTTCGCTTTTGCCTCTCCCCGGGTGGGAAATCTTGCGTTTGCTAAACGGGTGGAGGAGATTGGAGTGAAAGTGCTGAGGTTTGTGAACAAGCGTGACCTGGTTCCCAAAGTGCCCGGAGTTTGTATGAACGAGAACGTGGGATGCCTCAGCAAATTGCTAGATTGGCTTCCGTGGACATACTTTCATGTTGGCGTCGAGCTTCCTTTACACAACAATTCTCCATTCATTCAGCACACCCATAATCTTGCCTACTTTCATAATTTAGAGCTTTACTTGCATTTACTGGACGGGTACGTTGGAAGTAAGCAGCCGTTTTCTTGGAGTGGAAGAGATCATGCTCTGGTTAATAAGAGCTGTGATTTATTGCCCGAGAAATATGAAATTCCTCCAAAATGGTGGCATGAACAGAACAAGGGCCTCGTTAAAGGTCCAGATGGCAAATGGACGCAGCCATCAGAAGAGGAATAA